In Spirochaetota bacterium, the following are encoded in one genomic region:
- a CDS encoding site-specific integrase, with product MGIYKRENGIYYLNKTINKRTYRLSLETKNYHEAKERYEMFCSKLFYNKVHNMSEIPLIMRESAFKSSKDHLGSMQTAQTKNINRVYQDYLKIAKYNGITEETIKVKEVGLIVLKQYNLEWNTINNDTMLEIQTDLRQKYSKHYAYKITKNIRAFLNYAIKQGYYDYNEYKKLEFFQAPKPQKRKVIISMDDFKDMLLYCDRVGNLDFKYYLMTLFFTGSRPREIVNLTYKDIDLKNNRISIWMNKTKKFKTVPLNPMFARELVNIIKFNELTNGCLFIGSIKSDKGFYSRQFKIMKEELNLNSDYSLYLFRHTSGSLALEISKDIHKVKALLGHESIKTTDQYYMLENPESLRDTQDELVHMVYK from the coding sequence ATGGGTATATATAAACGTGAAAACGGTATCTATTATCTCAACAAAACAATAAATAAACGCACTTATCGATTGTCTTTAGAAACAAAAAACTATCATGAAGCAAAAGAACGCTATGAGATGTTTTGTAGTAAGCTATTTTATAACAAAGTACATAATATGTCTGAAATCCCTTTAATCATGCGAGAAAGTGCCTTTAAATCGTCAAAAGATCATCTCGGGTCTATGCAGACAGCACAAACTAAAAACATCAATCGGGTATATCAAGATTACTTAAAAATAGCTAAATATAATGGAATTACAGAAGAAACAATCAAAGTTAAAGAAGTAGGTTTAATAGTATTAAAACAATATAATCTCGAATGGAATACAATTAATAATGATACGATGTTAGAAATACAAACAGATTTAAGACAAAAGTATTCTAAACACTATGCTTATAAAATTACAAAGAATATCAGAGCTTTTTTGAATTATGCAATCAAGCAAGGGTATTATGATTATAACGAATACAAAAAACTAGAGTTTTTTCAAGCTCCAAAACCACAAAAACGAAAAGTGATTATTTCGATGGATGATTTTAAAGATATGTTATTATATTGTGATAGGGTAGGGAACTTAGATTTTAAGTATTATTTAATGACATTGTTTTTCACAGGCTCACGACCTCGAGAAATTGTCAATTTGACTTACAAAGATATAGACTTAAAAAACAATCGTATCTCTATATGGATGAATAAAACTAAGAAATTCAAAACTGTCCCTTTAAATCCTATGTTCGCAAGGGAATTAGTAAATATTATAAAATTTAATGAATTGACAAACGGATGTCTATTCATAGGGTCGATTAAAAGTGATAAAGGCTTTTATTCAAGACAATTCAAAATCATGAAAGAAGAACTAAATCTTAATAGTGATTATAGTCTATACTTATTCAGGCATACATCAGGAAGTTTAGCACTTGAAATATCAAAAGACATCCACAAAGTAAAAGCTTTACTCGGACATGAGAGTATCAAAACCACCGATCAATACTATATGCTTGAAAATCCTGAATCTTTACGAGATACACAGGATGAGCTTGTTCATATGGTGTATAAATAA